One window of the Conexibacter sp. SYSU D00693 genome contains the following:
- a CDS encoding ABC transporter permease yields MLKVALRGLLARRVRLALTAAAVALGVTLIAGTYVFTDTIDRSFDKIFSNSYAGIDVAVTPPEGVESDTDEGPPLPAALVRQIRAVPGVAQVEGAIFTQGVILDGEGKRLTSAGPPSFISSVSTVKAFNTLTPVEGRLPSAMGEGVIDKGTADRKGFEVGDRISAQGDGPRTPIRLTGIVRFAGVDNYGGASLLAVTMPQAQAIAGRGDAFNEIDVQAADGTNADALARAVQARVGDRAVARTGAAEANAQTEDIRDDFSFLRTALLAFAGISLFVGAFLIFNTFSITVAQRTREFALLRTLGASRRQVLGSVLAEGLLLGVLGSAIGLALGVLTAKALQALFKAVGADLPSTGSVIETRTIVVSLVVGLLVTLAATLAPALRATRVPPVAALREGVTIEARRSRVAPIAGAVLAVLGTALLAVGLFAVEDETGALSLMGAGAAAAFIGVALLSPRLVPPLSQVVGRPMLALGMPGRLARENATRQPGRTAVTAAALMIGVALVTFASIFAGSFKSYIADSIDTGSKAQAVIQNGDGFSPFTHQATEAVAQVDGVAQVSPVRFVNAELDGTETDVTGIDPRTFSEAFNVEWDQGDDALLTRLGSSGAIVSKGYAEDHDLRVGSPLTLRTESDQRVTLRVEGIHDDATSLLGDVVVPNATVERGWATTKDSFVLVDYAPGADPKPQVDRLLEDRFPIAEALTTDEFKDDQAGQIDQLLYMVYALLSLAIIVSLFGIVNTLYLSITERTRELGLLRAVGTTRRQVKRMVRAEAVITALIGSVLGLVVGGVLALLVSRAVDDLPLTIPVATMVVVLVVGGLAGVAAAAWPARRAARLDVLDALAYE; encoded by the coding sequence ATGCTCAAGGTCGCCCTCCGCGGGCTGCTGGCCCGCCGCGTGCGCCTGGCGCTGACCGCCGCCGCGGTCGCGCTCGGCGTGACCCTCATCGCCGGGACCTACGTGTTCACCGACACGATCGACCGGTCCTTCGACAAGATCTTCTCCAACTCGTACGCCGGCATCGACGTCGCCGTCACGCCGCCCGAGGGCGTCGAGAGCGACACGGACGAGGGCCCGCCGCTGCCCGCGGCCCTCGTCCGCCAGATCCGCGCCGTCCCGGGCGTCGCCCAGGTCGAGGGCGCCATCTTCACCCAGGGCGTGATCCTCGACGGCGAGGGCAAGCGCCTCACGAGCGCCGGCCCGCCGTCGTTCATCTCCTCCGTCTCGACGGTCAAGGCGTTCAACACCCTGACCCCGGTCGAGGGCCGCCTGCCGAGCGCCATGGGGGAGGGCGTGATCGACAAGGGCACGGCCGACCGCAAGGGCTTCGAGGTCGGCGACCGCATCTCGGCCCAGGGCGACGGCCCGCGCACGCCGATCCGCCTGACCGGCATCGTGCGCTTCGCCGGCGTCGACAACTACGGCGGCGCTTCGCTGCTGGCGGTGACCATGCCGCAGGCGCAGGCGATCGCCGGGCGCGGGGACGCGTTCAACGAGATCGACGTGCAGGCCGCCGACGGCACGAACGCCGACGCCCTGGCCCGCGCCGTCCAGGCCCGAGTGGGGGACCGCGCCGTCGCCCGCACCGGCGCGGCGGAGGCCAACGCCCAGACCGAGGACATCCGCGACGACTTCTCGTTCCTGCGCACGGCCCTGCTGGCCTTCGCCGGGATCTCGCTGTTCGTCGGGGCGTTCCTGATCTTCAACACCTTCTCGATCACCGTCGCCCAGCGCACGCGGGAGTTCGCGCTCCTGCGCACGCTCGGCGCCTCGCGCCGCCAGGTGCTGGGCTCCGTCCTGGCCGAGGGCCTGCTCCTCGGGGTCCTGGGCTCGGCCATCGGCCTGGCGCTCGGGGTGCTGACCGCCAAGGCGCTGCAGGCGCTGTTCAAGGCCGTCGGCGCCGACCTGCCGTCGACCGGCAGCGTCATCGAGACCCGGACGATCGTCGTCTCGCTCGTCGTCGGCCTGCTCGTGACGCTCGCGGCCACCCTGGCCCCGGCGCTGCGCGCCACCCGCGTGCCGCCCGTCGCGGCCCTGCGCGAGGGCGTGACGATCGAGGCCCGGCGCTCGCGCGTCGCGCCGATCGCGGGGGCCGTGCTGGCCGTCCTGGGCACCGCGCTGCTGGCGGTCGGCCTGTTCGCGGTGGAGGACGAGACCGGCGCGCTCAGCCTCATGGGCGCCGGCGCCGCCGCCGCGTTCATCGGCGTCGCCCTGCTCTCCCCGCGCCTCGTGCCGCCGCTGTCGCAGGTCGTGGGGCGCCCGATGCTCGCGCTCGGCATGCCGGGCCGCCTGGCCCGCGAGAACGCGACCCGCCAGCCCGGGCGCACCGCGGTGACCGCCGCGGCGCTCATGATCGGCGTGGCCCTCGTGACCTTCGCGTCGATCTTCGCGGGCTCGTTCAAGTCCTACATCGCCGACTCGATCGACACGGGCTCCAAGGCCCAGGCGGTCATCCAGAACGGCGACGGCTTCTCGCCCTTCACCCACCAGGCCACCGAGGCGGTGGCGCAGGTCGACGGCGTGGCCCAGGTCTCGCCGGTGCGCTTCGTCAACGCCGAGCTCGACGGGACGGAGACCGACGTCACGGGCATCGACCCGCGGACGTTCTCGGAGGCCTTCAACGTCGAGTGGGACCAGGGCGACGACGCCCTGCTGACGAGGCTCGGCAGCTCTGGGGCCATCGTCTCCAAGGGCTACGCCGAGGACCACGACCTCCGGGTCGGCAGCCCGCTGACCCTGCGCACCGAGAGCGACCAGCGCGTCACCCTGCGCGTCGAGGGCATCCACGACGACGCCACGTCCCTGCTCGGCGACGTCGTCGTGCCCAACGCGACGGTGGAGCGCGGCTGGGCGACGACGAAGGACTCGTTCGTCCTCGTCGACTACGCCCCGGGCGCCGACCCCAAGCCGCAGGTCGACCGGCTGCTCGAGGACCGCTTCCCGATCGCGGAGGCGCTGACCACCGACGAGTTCAAGGACGACCAGGCCGGCCAGATCGACCAGCTGCTGTACATGGTCTACGCCCTGCTGAGCCTGGCGATCATCGTCTCGCTCTTCGGGATCGTGAACACGCTGTACCTGTCGATCACCGAGCGCACGCGGGAGCTCGGGCTCCTGCGCGCGGTGGGCACGACGCGCCGCCAGGTCAAGCGGATGGTCCGCGCCGAGGCGGTGATCACCGCGCTCATCGGCTCGGTGCTCGGCCTCGTGGTCGGCGGCGTGCTCGCGCTCCTCGTCAGCCGCGCCGTCGACGACCTGCCCCTCACGATCCCGGTCGCGACGATGGTCGTCGTCCTCGTCGTGGGTGGCCTGGCCGGTGTGGCCGCCGCGGCGTGGCCCGCCCGCCGCGCCGCCAGGCTCGACGTGCTCGACGCCCTGGCCTACGAGTAG
- a CDS encoding ABC transporter ATP-binding protein: MSTPIVSAQDLERTYGTGEAAVKALAGVTIDFPAGAFTAIMGPSGSGKSTLMHCLAGLDRPTGGQVTIDGVDLGGLDDKRLTELRRTKVGFVFQQFNLLPVLSAEENIVLPLRIGGTQPDKAWVDRLIDTVGLRDRLHHRPAEMSGGQQQRVAVARALATRPAVVFADEPTGNLDSKTSAEILGLLRRSVDEFGQTVVMVTHDAQAASHADRLVVLADGRVVHDGEAGTADQVLDHMKAVA, from the coding sequence ATGTCCACCCCCATCGTCTCCGCGCAGGACCTCGAGCGCACCTACGGCACGGGCGAAGCCGCCGTGAAGGCCCTCGCGGGCGTCACGATCGACTTCCCGGCCGGCGCCTTCACGGCCATCATGGGCCCGTCGGGCTCCGGCAAGTCGACGCTGATGCACTGCCTCGCCGGCCTGGACCGCCCGACCGGCGGCCAGGTGACGATCGACGGCGTCGACCTCGGCGGGCTCGACGACAAGCGCCTCACCGAGCTGCGCCGCACGAAGGTCGGCTTCGTCTTCCAGCAGTTCAACCTCCTGCCGGTGCTCAGCGCGGAGGAGAACATCGTCCTGCCGCTGCGCATCGGCGGCACCCAGCCCGACAAGGCGTGGGTGGACCGGCTCATCGACACCGTCGGCCTGCGCGACCGCCTGCACCACCGCCCCGCGGAGATGAGCGGCGGCCAGCAGCAGCGCGTCGCCGTCGCCCGCGCCCTGGCCACCCGGCCCGCCGTGGTGTTCGCCGACGAGCCCACCGGCAACCTCGACTCGAAGACCTCCGCGGAGATCCTCGGCCTCCTGCGCCGGTCGGTCGACGAGTTCGGCCAGACCGTCGTCATGGTCACCCACGACGCGCAGGCCGCCTCGCACGCCGACCGGCTGGTCGTGCTCGCCGACGGCCGCGTCGTCCACGACGGCGAGGCCGGGACGGCCGACCAGGTCCTCGACCACATGAAGGCCGTCGCCTAG
- a CDS encoding calcium-binding protein, whose product MRRVVGTVAAVLATVSVCAVSAGADYGQVLRGTDGPDRLVGGFGADRVIGVGADDDLLGGSANDRVEGGFGDDTLDGGSGNDRLEGEHGGDILDGGDGDDVVYGGPGSDFIVESAFGNDLLLDGGQGDDYLDGNRGSDRLVNGGEGDDVLLGGSGSDRLLGGPGQDWLNGGEGADIVEGGDGNDTIVVDDPRSELGYDAKRDHILGGPGDDVIRSAVPLGFVDCGDGDDVLYGAAEQPVNCERHVTDLHLAPALPPPEVAGFVLGGKERAEAGSIGQAVQLKQSGTPGDDVLEGVDAPRGVLPDADLLLGKDGNDKLFGRSGDDHLEGEAGNDMLAGGVGNDALYGRTGKDLVLGEEGHDQLEGGRGKDRLDGGPGNDRLNGGFDPDVLRGGSGNDVIKAVGGGRDRIDCGPGIDLVVADFRDEIRNCEKLRGSIANRRHSRAKR is encoded by the coding sequence ATGCGGCGGGTCGTCGGCACGGTGGCTGCGGTGCTCGCGACGGTCTCCGTCTGCGCGGTCTCCGCGGGGGCCGACTACGGGCAGGTCCTGCGCGGCACCGACGGGCCCGACCGCCTCGTCGGTGGCTTCGGCGCCGACCGCGTCATCGGCGTGGGGGCCGACGACGACCTCCTCGGCGGCTCGGCCAACGACCGCGTCGAGGGCGGCTTCGGCGACGACACGCTCGACGGTGGCAGCGGCAACGACCGCCTCGAGGGCGAGCACGGCGGCGACATCCTCGACGGCGGCGACGGCGACGACGTCGTCTACGGCGGCCCCGGCAGCGACTTCATCGTCGAGTCGGCCTTCGGCAACGACCTCCTGCTCGACGGCGGCCAGGGCGACGACTACCTCGACGGCAACCGCGGCAGCGACCGCCTGGTCAACGGCGGCGAGGGCGACGACGTCCTGCTCGGCGGGTCGGGCAGCGACCGGCTGCTGGGCGGCCCGGGGCAGGACTGGCTGAACGGGGGCGAGGGCGCCGACATCGTCGAGGGCGGCGACGGCAACGACACGATCGTCGTGGACGACCCGCGGTCCGAGCTCGGCTACGACGCCAAGCGCGACCACATCCTGGGCGGCCCCGGCGACGACGTCATCCGCTCGGCCGTCCCGCTGGGCTTCGTCGACTGCGGCGACGGCGACGACGTGCTCTACGGCGCCGCCGAGCAGCCCGTCAACTGCGAGCGCCACGTCACCGACCTGCACCTGGCGCCGGCGCTGCCGCCGCCCGAGGTCGCGGGCTTCGTCCTGGGCGGCAAGGAGCGCGCCGAGGCGGGCTCGATCGGCCAGGCCGTCCAGCTCAAGCAGTCCGGCACGCCGGGCGACGACGTCCTCGAGGGCGTCGACGCGCCGCGCGGCGTCCTGCCCGACGCCGACCTCCTGCTCGGCAAGGACGGCAACGACAAGCTCTTCGGCCGAAGCGGCGACGACCACCTCGAGGGCGAGGCCGGCAACGACATGCTCGCCGGGGGCGTGGGCAACGACGCGCTCTACGGCCGCACGGGCAAGGACCTCGTGCTGGGCGAGGAGGGCCACGATCAGCTCGAGGGCGGCCGCGGCAAGGACCGCCTCGACGGCGGCCCCGGCAACGACCGGCTCAACGGCGGCTTCGACCCCGACGTCCTGCGCGGTGGGTCGGGCAACGACGTGATCAAGGCCGTCGGAGGCGGACGCGACCGGATCGACTGCGGCCCGGGCATCGACCTGGTCGTGGCCGACTTCCGGGACGAGATCCGCAACTGCGAGAAGCTCCGCGGGTCGATCGCCAACCGCAGGCACTCGCGAGCCAAGCGCTAG
- a CDS encoding response regulator transcription factor, with product MRVVLADDSVLLREGLARLLEEQGMEVVAQAGDAEDLLRKVGAHKPDVAVVDVRMPPTQTDEGLKAALELRERHPGVGVLVLSAYIEESSAMELLSDDASGIGYLLKDRVGDVDRFVEAVKRVAEGGSALDPEVVARLLGRRRREDPLDVLSPREREVLGLMAEGKSNHAIAETLVVTERAVEKHVTSIFSKLDLPPTVEDHRRVLAVLRFLGSGGGAAS from the coding sequence ATGCGCGTCGTTCTCGCTGATGATTCTGTGCTGCTGCGCGAGGGGCTCGCGCGCCTGCTCGAGGAGCAGGGGATGGAGGTCGTCGCCCAGGCGGGCGACGCCGAGGACCTCCTGCGCAAGGTGGGCGCCCACAAGCCCGACGTCGCGGTCGTCGACGTTCGCATGCCGCCGACCCAGACCGACGAGGGCCTCAAGGCCGCCCTCGAGCTGCGCGAGCGCCACCCCGGCGTCGGCGTGCTCGTCCTGAGCGCCTACATCGAGGAGTCCTCGGCCATGGAGCTCCTCTCCGACGACGCCTCCGGCATCGGCTACCTCCTCAAGGACCGCGTCGGCGACGTCGACCGCTTCGTGGAGGCCGTCAAGCGCGTCGCCGAGGGCGGCAGCGCCCTGGACCCCGAGGTCGTCGCCCGCCTCCTGGGCCGCCGCCGCCGCGAGGACCCGCTCGACGTCCTCTCCCCGCGAGAGCGTGAGGTCCTGGGCCTCATGGCCGAGGGCAAGTCCAACCACGCGATCGCCGAGACGCTCGTCGTCACCGAGCGCGCGGTCGAGAAGCACGTCACCTCGATCTTCTCGAAGCTCGACCTCCCGCCGACCGTGGAGGACCACCGGCGCGTGCTGGCGGTCCTGCGGTTCCTCGGGTCGGGCGGCGGCGCGGCGTCGTAG
- a CDS encoding histidine kinase, protein MSSLRRALVGLAVLAVGFAAVDAVLIATSGHEDDDVVTAVLGPFIGVAFVGTGLFAWARRPTSRFGALMTGVGFAWLAAGLTYSDDALVFSLGSYLSPLYIVLLGHMLIAFPTGRISTTAGRAVVATGYLNVLVLLVPYYVLGGRFDAVPGAPDNAFAIWDEPDAAAIFESVAQLVGAGLVAALFVLLVRKRQLASPPQRRAMAPVLWTGLVLALILTATLTGDLVGTGNVAQTFPGLTALIAFAFLPFAFLLGLARSRYTRAGAVSELVERLNEGATVEHLRDALARALGDRSLQLVYWSRQQERYVDGDGRPVPLPPGRGRMLTEVRAPGATEDTHPIAAIVHDTALGDEPGIVRAAGAAAALALENERLEAELRARVAELQTSRRKLIEVGMHERRALERNLHDGAQQRLVALSLQLGLAKGKVRKDPDAAEQLLDAAREELAAALEELRELARGIHPAILTDRGLGPALEMLAGRAPVPVEVEAVPMERLPVAVEAAAYFVVAESLTNLAKYADAGGASVRAIRQDAQLVVEVQDDGRGGADPSAGSGLRGLADRVAALDGRLDVVSPPGEGTLVRAVLPF, encoded by the coding sequence ATGAGCTCGCTGCGCCGGGCGCTGGTGGGCCTGGCCGTCCTGGCCGTCGGGTTCGCCGCGGTCGACGCGGTGCTCATCGCCACCAGCGGGCACGAGGACGACGACGTCGTCACGGCGGTCCTCGGGCCGTTCATCGGCGTCGCCTTCGTCGGCACGGGCCTCTTCGCGTGGGCCCGCCGGCCCACCAGCCGCTTCGGCGCCCTCATGACGGGCGTCGGCTTCGCCTGGCTCGCCGCCGGGCTGACCTACAGCGACGACGCGCTGGTCTTCTCGCTCGGCTCGTACCTGAGCCCGCTGTACATCGTCCTGCTCGGGCACATGCTCATCGCGTTCCCGACGGGGCGCATCAGCACCACGGCGGGGCGCGCGGTCGTCGCGACGGGCTACCTCAACGTCCTCGTCCTGCTCGTCCCGTACTACGTGCTGGGCGGGCGCTTCGACGCGGTCCCGGGCGCGCCGGACAACGCGTTCGCGATCTGGGACGAGCCCGACGCGGCGGCGATCTTCGAGTCGGTCGCCCAGCTCGTGGGCGCCGGCCTGGTGGCCGCGCTCTTCGTCCTGCTCGTGCGCAAGCGCCAGCTGGCCTCGCCGCCCCAGCGTCGCGCGATGGCGCCGGTGCTGTGGACGGGCCTCGTGCTCGCGCTGATCCTCACGGCGACGCTGACCGGCGACCTGGTGGGGACGGGCAACGTCGCTCAGACCTTCCCGGGGCTGACCGCGCTCATCGCCTTCGCGTTCCTGCCCTTCGCCTTCCTGCTCGGACTCGCGCGCAGCCGCTACACGCGCGCCGGGGCGGTCTCGGAGCTCGTCGAGCGGTTGAACGAGGGCGCGACGGTCGAGCACCTGCGCGACGCGCTGGCGCGCGCCCTGGGCGACCGCTCGCTGCAGCTCGTCTACTGGTCGCGCCAGCAGGAGCGCTACGTCGACGGCGACGGCCGGCCCGTGCCGCTGCCGCCGGGCCGCGGGCGGATGCTCACCGAGGTCCGCGCCCCAGGCGCGACGGAGGACACCCACCCGATTGCGGCGATCGTCCACGACACGGCGCTGGGCGACGAGCCCGGGATCGTCCGCGCCGCGGGCGCGGCGGCGGCGCTCGCCCTCGAGAACGAGCGCCTGGAGGCCGAGCTGCGCGCCCGCGTCGCCGAGCTCCAGACGTCCCGGCGCAAGCTCATCGAGGTCGGGATGCACGAGCGCCGCGCGCTCGAGCGCAACCTCCACGACGGCGCCCAGCAGCGCCTCGTCGCCCTCTCGCTCCAGCTCGGCCTGGCCAAGGGCAAGGTCCGCAAGGACCCCGATGCGGCAGAGCAGCTGCTCGACGCCGCGCGCGAGGAGCTGGCCGCCGCGCTCGAGGAGCTGCGCGAGCTCGCGCGCGGCATCCACCCGGCGATCCTCACCGACCGCGGCCTCGGCCCGGCGCTGGAGATGCTGGCCGGCCGGGCGCCCGTGCCGGTCGAGGTGGAGGCCGTCCCGATGGAGCGCCTGCCCGTCGCGGTCGAGGCGGCGGCCTACTTCGTGGTGGCCGAGTCGCTGACGAACCTCGCCAAGTACGCCGACGCCGGAGGCGCATCGGTCCGGGCGATCCGCCAGGATGCACAGCTCGTGGTGGAGGTCCAGGACGACGGCAGGGGCGGCGCCGATCCTTCGGCGGGCTCCGGCCTGCGTGGGCTCGCCGATCGCGTCGCCGCGCTCGACGGTCGCCTGGACGTGGTGTCGCCGCCCGGTGAGGGCACGCTCGTGAGGGCCGTGCTGCCGTTCTGA
- a CDS encoding response regulator transcription factor: MAHTVLIVDDHPSFRSTARLLLEMEGFDVIGEAPDGMSAIERCGELHPDLVLLDVNLPDIDGFDVASRITGRDDSPTVIMVSSRDPSDFGPLVGRSGARGFIPKGELSGEALTALLR; encoded by the coding sequence GTGGCTCACACCGTCCTCATCGTCGACGACCACCCGTCGTTCCGCTCGACCGCCCGCCTCCTGCTGGAGATGGAGGGCTTCGACGTGATCGGCGAGGCGCCCGACGGCATGAGCGCGATCGAGCGTTGCGGCGAGCTGCACCCCGACCTGGTGCTCCTCGACGTCAACCTGCCGGACATCGACGGCTTCGACGTCGCCTCCCGCATCACGGGCCGCGACGACTCGCCGACGGTGATCATGGTGTCGAGCCGCGACCCCTCGGACTTCGGCCCGCTCGTGGGCCGCAGCGGCGCCCGCGGGTTCATCCCGAAGGGCGAGCTCTCCGGGGAGGCGCTGACGGCCCTCCTGCGATGA
- the rpe gene encoding ribulose-phosphate 3-epimerase — translation MPPTRRIAPSILSADFARLGEQVQEVVDAGASVIHVDVMDGRFVPPITMGPLVVEALRGRFADVDLDVHLMIADPERQVEAFASAGASGITFHAEATAHVHRTLDLVREHGCRAGLAVNPATPLTVFEEVEVDLALLMTVNPGWGGQRFIPASLGRLERLRAIVGPDKEVEVDGGVDAQTAGPCADAGASLFVAGSAVFGAGSPGDALRTIAAATGAG, via the coding sequence TTGCCGCCGACACGCCGCATCGCCCCGAGCATCCTGTCCGCCGACTTCGCCCGCCTGGGCGAGCAGGTCCAGGAGGTCGTCGACGCGGGCGCGAGCGTCATCCACGTCGACGTCATGGACGGCCGCTTCGTGCCGCCGATCACCATGGGCCCGCTCGTCGTCGAGGCGCTGCGCGGGCGCTTCGCCGACGTCGACCTCGACGTGCACCTGATGATCGCCGACCCGGAGCGCCAGGTGGAGGCGTTCGCGAGCGCCGGGGCGAGCGGCATCACCTTCCACGCCGAGGCCACCGCGCACGTGCACCGCACGCTCGACCTCGTCCGCGAGCACGGCTGCCGCGCCGGCCTGGCGGTGAACCCCGCCACGCCGCTCACGGTCTTCGAGGAGGTCGAGGTCGACCTCGCGCTGCTGATGACCGTCAACCCGGGGTGGGGCGGCCAGCGCTTCATCCCGGCGTCGCTGGGCCGGCTCGAGCGCCTGCGGGCGATCGTCGGCCCCGACAAGGAGGTCGAGGTCGACGGCGGGGTCGACGCGCAGACGGCCGGTCCGTGCGCTGACGCGGGCGCCAGCCTCTTCGTCGCCGGGTCGGCCGTGTTCGGGGCCGGCAGCCCGGGTGACGCCCTGCGGACCATCGCCGCCGCCACAGGCGCGGGGTAG
- a CDS encoding zinc-ribbon domain-containing protein, whose amino-acid sequence MLPEKVSLRCPGCGEPWLRPTTLPGRYRCVNCLHRFELRSVCPECGEHSTIVRMASTATTVCNHCGGSMLIAV is encoded by the coding sequence ATGCTGCCTGAGAAGGTCAGCTTGCGCTGTCCGGGCTGCGGTGAGCCCTGGCTTCGCCCGACGACCCTGCCGGGGCGCTACCGGTGCGTGAACTGCCTGCACCGCTTCGAGCTGCGCTCCGTCTGCCCCGAGTGCGGCGAGCACTCGACCATCGTCCGGATGGCCTCGACCGCGACGACCGTCTGCAACCACTGCGGCGGCTCGATGCTCATCGCGGTCTGA
- the rsmB gene encoding 16S rRNA (cytosine(967)-C(5))-methyltransferase RsmB produces MPAATPARRAAHAVVRRTLQDGAFADRALHGEAQGLDPRERALAKRLAFGAVQRRGTLDWAVDRLANRKLDPPVRAALHLGLYQLLFTEVAPHAAVAESVELAKPSPGAKLVNAVLRRVQREGLGLPADDTPAGAAIRHSHPRWLVELWWDWLGAARTRALLAADNEPAELALRVNPLAGTPVDLDGRREDDALVVDGPMDVLAHPLYRAGAITPQSRASQRVARTVDPQPGERVLDLCAAPGGKTTHLAALMQDRGEVVAVEVHPQRAKALRANAQRLHATCVRVLEQDARDPIAGGPYDRVLCDPPCSGLGTLRTHPDLRWRVTPEAIERLVGIQEEVVARAREALKPGGTLVYSVCTLSPQEERVAGAEHWRTLPSEDDTDGFYTARDAA; encoded by the coding sequence GTGCCTGCCGCGACCCCCGCCCGCCGCGCCGCCCACGCGGTGGTGCGCCGCACCCTCCAGGACGGCGCCTTCGCCGATCGCGCGCTGCACGGCGAGGCGCAGGGCCTGGACCCGCGCGAGCGGGCGCTGGCCAAGCGCCTGGCCTTCGGCGCCGTCCAGCGCCGCGGCACCCTGGACTGGGCGGTCGACCGCCTCGCCAACCGCAAGCTCGACCCGCCGGTGCGCGCCGCGCTGCACCTCGGCCTCTACCAGCTGCTGTTCACCGAGGTGGCGCCGCACGCCGCGGTCGCCGAGTCCGTCGAGCTCGCCAAGCCCTCGCCCGGGGCCAAGCTCGTCAACGCCGTCCTGCGTCGCGTCCAGCGCGAGGGCCTCGGGCTCCCGGCCGACGACACCCCGGCCGGCGCCGCGATCCGCCACAGCCACCCGCGCTGGCTCGTCGAGCTGTGGTGGGACTGGCTCGGAGCTGCGCGCACCCGCGCCCTGCTGGCCGCCGACAACGAGCCCGCCGAGCTCGCCCTGCGGGTCAACCCGCTCGCCGGCACGCCCGTCGACCTCGACGGCCGCCGCGAGGACGACGCGCTCGTCGTCGACGGCCCGATGGACGTCCTGGCCCACCCGCTCTACCGCGCCGGCGCGATCACGCCCCAGTCGCGCGCCTCCCAGCGGGTGGCGCGCACCGTCGACCCCCAGCCCGGCGAGCGCGTCCTGGACCTCTGCGCCGCGCCCGGCGGCAAGACGACGCACCTCGCGGCGCTCATGCAGGACCGCGGGGAGGTCGTCGCGGTCGAGGTCCATCCGCAGCGCGCCAAGGCGCTGCGCGCCAACGCCCAGCGCCTGCACGCGACATGCGTCCGGGTCCTCGAGCAGGACGCCCGCGACCCGATCGCCGGCGGCCCGTACGACCGCGTCCTCTGCGACCCGCCGTGCAGCGGCCTCGGGACCCTGCGCACGCACCCGGACCTGCGCTGGCGCGTGACGCCCGAGGCGATCGAGCGGCTCGTCGGCATCCAGGAGGAGGTCGTCGCCCGCGCCCGCGAGGCGCTCAAGCCCGGCGGGACGCTCGTGTACTCGGTCTGCACGCTCTCCCCGCAGGAGGAGCGCGTCGCCGGCGCGGAGCACTGGCGCACGCTGCCGTCCGAGGACGACACCGACGGCTTCTACACTGCCCGCGATGCTGCCTGA
- a CDS encoding methionyl-tRNA formyltransferase, producing MATVYLGTSDFAAAVLRRLAGSPHRPSLVVTRPDAPKGRGRKLAPPPVADTARELGIEVFQPASVNDDDARARIAAQRPEAVVVCAFGALLKEPLLSEHELLNVHPSLLPRWRGAAPVERAIMAGDAQTGVSIMRVTAGLDSGPVCLQEREPILPDDDFASLSQRLEALSARLLLQALDERPPFAEQPEDGVTYAEKVTAADRDLDLARPARELVDVVRALHPHVGARLELADGTKLGVQRAEVAGDGRLRLLEVQPPGGRPMAYADYVRGRGEAQPAAGALAPAA from the coding sequence TTGGCGACGGTCTACCTCGGCACGAGCGACTTCGCCGCGGCCGTCCTGCGCCGGCTGGCCGGGAGCCCGCATCGCCCGTCGCTCGTCGTGACCCGGCCCGACGCGCCCAAGGGCCGCGGACGCAAGCTCGCGCCGCCGCCGGTCGCCGACACCGCGCGGGAGCTCGGCATCGAGGTCTTCCAGCCCGCGTCGGTCAACGACGACGACGCCCGCGCCCGCATCGCCGCGCAGCGGCCCGAGGCCGTGGTCGTCTGCGCGTTCGGCGCGCTGCTCAAGGAGCCGCTGCTCTCCGAGCACGAGCTGCTCAACGTCCACCCGTCGCTGCTGCCGCGCTGGCGCGGCGCGGCGCCGGTGGAGCGGGCGATCATGGCCGGCGACGCGCAGACCGGCGTCTCGATCATGCGGGTGACGGCCGGGCTGGACAGCGGCCCGGTCTGCCTGCAGGAGCGCGAGCCGATCCTCCCCGACGACGACTTCGCCTCGCTGTCCCAGCGGCTCGAGGCGCTCAGCGCCCGGCTGCTGCTCCAGGCCCTCGACGAGCGCCCGCCGTTCGCCGAGCAGCCCGAGGACGGCGTGACCTACGCGGAGAAGGTCACCGCGGCCGATCGCGACCTCGACCTCGCCAGGCCCGCCCGGGAGCTCGTGGACGTGGTCCGTGCGCTGCACCCGCACGTGGGCGCCCGCCTCGAGCTCGCCGACGGCACGAAGCTGGGCGTCCAGCGCGCCGAGGTGGCCGGCGACGGCCGCCTGCGCCTGCTCGAGGTCCAGCCGCCCGGGGGCCGCCCGATGGCCTACGCCGACTACGTCCGTGGGCGCGGCGAGGCCCAGCCCGCCGCGGGCGCCCTGGCGCCCGCCGCCTAG